The following are from one region of the Phormidium sp. PBR-2020 genome:
- a CDS encoding dynamin family protein: MSQDIQRIFTEVENRAKHVVDCWRQLRADMESQLPESYHPEIQALSQKLEDPDNSALQTLLGELSQPTLTLATTGTTSGGKSSLVNFLCGAEIMPVAVSEMSAGVVTIEYGPKTVLVIPQTPDATWEWGEWQGLKDSEIQRRLHDVMLAFIDGRKERPDLACPQFYIRYPFRLHSLLELPSNTKIRILDLPGLASMGDEGNREIITSQAGQALCLVTYNSAETDQQKINKLLSEVVGEVKKLGGSPDRMLFILNRIDVFRTDNTWPASEKRATTQTVDSIKSQLKESLVEYKEEIEALKVVKLSTLPALFSLQIRSAETEISNQACTRAEKDFSRLIGDDILKDLPRNQERWQAYDRQRVAQRLWLNSYGSQFDETLRKHVEENFPQLVLPQLITKFKEEGANAVVQWGQQTVQAVLNSSQEKYEQEVTNLNLIRDALNQSLEESARELKRPFENLVGAGSSEFEISDAVETLPDKIREIPRYQNLGDRLQPIRGWRLPLQQNLNECFESVSHYLESGGELDALAFQSVNYEQMRKLDKDLRDLIQLGYRDFAKNGGVFEAKTDREKTRLRDLNESLNQLGDHLSRVIEKVIVQTCETEFRRTQKALLYLFEYHLSEVQAEVTKIAPNYGIKFPSYRLSLVDAGEVIPKVRLESGFPIKSTQYEEYYQVEKEKRVWYKLWIGKKRWQETRYETRPSDTAEIPSAEELLTNWSAQSRQAYDEVMSSTYQWFLRQADSLNTSLVETNQDILERYKERLDAAHAQIELNQQEEEQIWQPLKQKLEDMNQQLSSLKLSEIINRNQG; encoded by the coding sequence ATGTCCCAAGATATACAAAGAATTTTCACAGAGGTTGAAAACCGAGCCAAGCATGTCGTCGATTGCTGGAGACAGCTTCGCGCCGATATGGAATCCCAATTACCCGAGAGCTATCACCCCGAGATTCAGGCGCTCTCCCAAAAGCTAGAAGACCCCGACAACTCAGCGTTGCAGACTCTACTCGGTGAACTGAGTCAGCCCACGCTCACCCTGGCCACCACGGGAACCACCAGTGGCGGCAAAAGTAGTCTCGTGAATTTCCTCTGCGGTGCAGAGATTATGCCCGTCGCCGTCAGCGAGATGAGTGCGGGAGTTGTGACCATTGAATATGGCCCCAAGACGGTCTTGGTCATCCCCCAAACTCCAGACGCCACTTGGGAATGGGGAGAATGGCAAGGTCTGAAGGACTCAGAAATTCAGAGGCGTTTGCATGATGTGATGCTGGCCTTTATTGATGGTCGCAAAGAGCGACCCGATCTGGCTTGCCCTCAATTTTATATTCGCTATCCATTTCGTCTCCACTCTCTGCTTGAACTCCCCTCGAATACCAAGATCCGAATCCTGGATTTACCCGGTTTAGCTTCGATGGGGGATGAAGGAAATCGTGAAATTATCACAAGCCAAGCGGGTCAGGCCTTATGTCTGGTGACCTACAATAGTGCTGAGACGGATCAGCAGAAAATCAATAAATTGCTAAGCGAGGTAGTGGGTGAAGTCAAAAAATTGGGTGGCTCTCCCGATCGAATGCTATTTATTCTGAATCGAATTGATGTCTTCAGAACAGATAACACCTGGCCCGCCTCGGAGAAGCGAGCTACAACTCAGACAGTTGACTCTATCAAATCCCAGCTTAAGGAGTCCTTAGTCGAATATAAAGAGGAAATTGAAGCACTTAAAGTCGTTAAGCTGAGTACCCTACCCGCCTTGTTTAGTCTTCAAATTCGCTCAGCGGAGACAGAGATCAGCAATCAGGCTTGTACCCGGGCTGAGAAAGACTTTAGTCGATTGATTGGGGATGATATTCTCAAGGACTTACCCCGTAATCAGGAACGTTGGCAGGCTTATGATCGTCAGCGAGTTGCCCAAAGATTGTGGCTCAATTCTTATGGGAGTCAGTTTGATGAAACTTTAAGGAAACATGTAGAGGAGAATTTCCCTCAGCTTGTTCTTCCGCAACTCATCACTAAGTTTAAAGAAGAGGGAGCTAACGCGGTGGTCCAGTGGGGACAACAGACCGTTCAAGCCGTCTTGAACAGCTCCCAGGAGAAATATGAGCAAGAGGTAACAAACCTGAATCTGATTCGGGATGCCCTTAACCAGTCTCTTGAAGAAAGTGCCAGAGAACTCAAAAGGCCCTTTGAGAACTTAGTTGGTGCTGGATCTTCAGAGTTTGAAATCTCTGATGCCGTAGAGACTCTTCCCGACAAAATAAGGGAAATCCCAAGGTATCAAAATTTAGGTGATAGGCTCCAGCCCATTCGGGGATGGAGGCTTCCATTACAGCAAAATCTGAACGAGTGTTTTGAATCGGTTAGCCACTATTTGGAATCTGGCGGCGAGCTAGACGCTTTGGCGTTTCAGTCGGTCAACTATGAGCAAATGAGAAAGCTGGACAAGGACTTACGTGACCTCATCCAGCTGGGTTACCGTGACTTTGCTAAAAATGGAGGAGTTTTCGAAGCCAAGACCGACAGGGAGAAAACACGTCTCCGAGACCTAAATGAGTCCCTCAATCAACTCGGCGACCATTTAAGTCGGGTGATTGAAAAAGTCATTGTTCAAACCTGTGAGACCGAGTTTAGGAGAACCCAAAAAGCCCTATTGTATCTTTTTGAATACCATCTAAGTGAGGTGCAAGCGGAGGTAACAAAGATCGCCCCTAACTATGGGATCAAGTTTCCCAGCTACCGCCTCTCCCTCGTGGATGCTGGTGAAGTCATTCCGAAGGTTCGCCTTGAATCCGGATTCCCTATTAAGTCAACACAATACGAAGAATATTATCAAGTAGAAAAAGAGAAACGGGTCTGGTATAAGCTATGGATTGGCAAAAAACGATGGCAGGAAACACGGTATGAAACTCGCCCGTCTGATACAGCGGAAATTCCCAGCGCTGAAGAGCTACTCACAAATTGGTCAGCTCAGTCTAGACAAGCCTATGATGAGGTCATGTCTAGCACTTATCAGTGGTTCCTAAGACAAGCCGATTCTCTAAACACCAGCCTGGTGGAGACCAATCAGGATATTCTAGAGCGATATAAAGAAAGATTAGATGCAGCTCACGCCCAAATCGAGTTAAACCAGCAGGAGGAGGAACAAATCTGGCAACCCCTTAAACAAAAGTTAGAAGACATGAATCAGCAGTTGTCTAGCTTGAAGCTTAGTGAAATCATCAACCGTAATCAAGGATAA
- a CDS encoding dynamin family protein: protein MTQDVRTIFTEVETRAKRLVQAWETFRVDMEQYLPEDYHPEIQALSRKLESQLQTLLDELSQPTLTLATTGTTSGGKSSLVNFLCGAEIMPVAVSEMSAGVVTIEYGPETVLVIPKTPDATWEWGEWQGLKDSEIQRRLHDVMLAFIDGRKERPDLACPQFYIRYPFRLHSLLELPSSTKIRILDLPGLASMGDEGNREIITSQAGQSLCLVTYNSAETDQQKINKLLSEVVGEVKKLGGSPARMLFILNRIDVFRTDNTWPASEKRATTQTVDSIKSQLKESLVEYKEEIEALKVVKLSTLPALFSLQIRSAETEISNQACTRAEKDFSRLIGDDILKDLPRNQERWQAYDRQRVAQRLWLNSYGSQFDETLRKHVEENFPQLVLPQLITKFKEEGANAAIEWVQQTVQAVLNSFHDKYEQEVRRLYQIRYAIDQFLEESARELKRPFEDLVETGASGADISDAVVFTKNLED, encoded by the coding sequence ATGACTCAAGATGTCAGAACCATATTCACCGAGGTTGAAACCCGAGCCAAGCGTCTCGTCCAAGCCTGGGAGACGTTTCGAGTGGACATGGAACAGTACCTACCCGAGGACTATCACCCCGAGATTCAGGCGCTCTCCCGAAAGCTAGAATCCCAGTTGCAGACTCTACTCGACGAACTGAGTCAGCCCACGCTCACCCTGGCCACCACGGGAACCACCAGTGGCGGCAAAAGTAGTCTCGTGAATTTCCTCTGCGGTGCAGAGATTATGCCCGTCGCCGTCAGCGAGATGAGTGCGGGAGTTGTGACCATTGAATATGGCCCCGAGACGGTCTTGGTCATCCCCAAAACTCCAGACGCCACTTGGGAATGGGGAGAATGGCAAGGTCTGAAGGACTCAGAAATTCAGAGGCGTTTGCATGATGTGATGCTGGCCTTTATTGATGGTCGCAAAGAGCGACCCGATCTGGCTTGCCCTCAATTTTATATTCGCTATCCATTTCGTCTCCACTCTCTGCTTGAACTCCCCTCAAGTACCAAGATCCGAATCCTGGATTTACCCGGTTTAGCTTCGATGGGGGATGAAGGAAATCGTGAAATTATCACAAGCCAAGCGGGTCAGTCTTTATGTTTGGTGACCTACAATAGTGCTGAGACGGATCAGCAGAAAATCAATAAATTGCTAAGCGAGGTAGTGGGTGAAGTTAAAAAATTGGGTGGCTCTCCCGCTCGAATGCTATTTATTCTGAATCGAATTGATGTCTTCAGAACAGATAACACCTGGCCCGCCTCGGAGAAGCGAGCTACAACTCAGACAGTTGACTCTATCAAATCCCAGCTTAAGGAGTCCTTAGTCGAATATAAAGAGGAAATTGAAGCACTTAAAGTCGTTAAGCTGAGTACCCTACCCGCCTTGTTTAGTCTTCAAATTCGCTCGGCGGAGACGGAGATCAGCAATCAGGCTTGTACCCGGGCTGAGAAAGACTTTAGTCGATTGATTGGGGATGATATTCTCAAGGACTTACCCCGTAATCAGGAACGTTGGCAGGCTTATGATCGTCAGCGAGTTGCCCAAAGATTGTGGCTCAATTCTTATGGGAGTCAGTTTGATGAAACTTTAAGGAAACATGTAGAGGAGAATTTCCCTCAGCTTGTTCTTCCGCAACTCATCACTAAGTTTAAAGAAGAGGGAGCTAACGCGGCTATCGAGTGGGTACAACAGACCGTTCAAGCCGTCTTAAACAGCTTTCATGATAAATATGAGCAGGAGGTGAGAAGACTATACCAGATTAGGTATGCCATTGACCAGTTTCTTGAAGAAAGTGCCAGAGAACTCAAAAGGCCCTTTGAGGACTTAGTTGAGACTGGAGCCTCAGGTGCAGACATCTCTGATGCTGTGGTGTTCACTAAAAATTTGGAGGATTAA
- a CDS encoding dynamin family protein: MDWKTASSYYTSRLDDALTLSRHALNLANLPQADVPSELRERLQQEVEPTRRQRDRLKKGEFRIAVVGLEKAGKSTFINAWLQSDLLPAKGGRCTFTTTQIYSVASEAEQRLEIKVRSEEQFEEFLQELEQAGAKEDLKTIDANRQTLAEVRRRGELTFPFTRLDDIREPLQQYVANDRYAYAVLEARLYTNQLAQADGIVFYDVPGSDSGLAKHVDEAQAILSDCDAVIVIQRFRSIREAELEIIQFTEQGDKNIKIAEKLFVFLSHIDQLGSPEALQKHIEEAAKDWHKRANLPKHRIVAGSAGAYLVLNRLASSQTRSEIGHLDAVQSRLAHVTDCKNLEELSQQPTGIPEVKARIETYINSERVSVLQKRCQASIQTTLNTAKEIYHLVHQRYPENPEEAKQREEEAQRIEFTQWWERKWDKIRADLQDFFNATGTSEDSSLQFNASASLEQLRQRYLQVLEEEMQTLRQESLNKRDVIFKANANPVFDRAKANIEWREDLYNDVKRHLEAISNQLAVELQEQCSILIAYMTEQLWGSSQVESRLIKNSDHYLDKLQHSLRVLFLRFARPVADALIRGPLNSDTRQGIIQNLGVDIEILDNYYSGEEKALRVLKRYANHGFKLLVDTALRQEIFGIRELTTLVEAFDGFHSPEDEVIFEVDTDIKVFEEYLQFAVFNAASLDVYALQELQGLLDKFRELKGAWDGVAMNEWYRGNPALLSELPPNLQPQELNIEVSDRLRQLGTALDHYQENLSSTF; encoded by the coding sequence ATGGATTGGAAAACTGCCTCATCCTACTACACCAGCCGTCTCGATGATGCCCTCACTCTCTCTCGTCACGCACTCAACCTGGCGAACTTACCCCAGGCGGACGTGCCGAGCGAGTTGAGAGAACGATTGCAGCAGGAAGTCGAACCGACACGACGACAACGCGATCGCCTCAAAAAAGGAGAATTTCGCATCGCCGTTGTTGGCTTGGAGAAAGCCGGAAAAAGCACATTCATCAATGCCTGGTTACAATCTGACCTGCTTCCTGCCAAGGGTGGACGTTGCACCTTCACCACCACACAAATTTATTCCGTCGCCAGTGAAGCCGAACAACGGCTAGAAATCAAAGTCCGTAGCGAAGAACAGTTCGAGGAATTTTTGCAAGAGTTGGAACAGGCCGGTGCCAAAGAAGACCTCAAAACCATAGACGCGAATCGGCAAACTTTGGCAGAAGTCCGACGTCGTGGGGAATTGACCTTTCCCTTCACCCGCCTAGACGATATCCGCGAACCTCTCCAGCAATATGTCGCCAATGATCGCTATGCTTATGCCGTCTTAGAGGCGCGACTCTACACCAATCAACTGGCCCAAGCCGATGGTATTGTCTTTTATGACGTTCCCGGTTCCGACTCCGGCTTAGCCAAACATGTGGATGAAGCACAGGCGATTCTTTCCGATTGCGATGCGGTGATTGTGATTCAACGCTTTCGCAGTATCCGGGAAGCGGAACTAGAAATTATCCAATTTACAGAACAGGGGGATAAAAACATCAAGATTGCCGAGAAGCTGTTTGTCTTTCTCAGTCATATCGACCAACTCGGGAGTCCCGAAGCCTTGCAAAAGCATATTGAGGAAGCCGCTAAGGACTGGCACAAACGAGCCAACTTACCCAAACATCGTATTGTGGCCGGTTCCGCAGGAGCCTATCTGGTGTTGAATCGCCTAGCGAGTTCCCAAACTCGTTCGGAAATTGGCCATCTAGATGCAGTGCAATCGCGTCTCGCACATGTCACCGACTGCAAAAACCTGGAGGAGTTGAGCCAGCAACCCACAGGAATTCCTGAAGTCAAGGCGAGAATTGAAACCTATATCAACAGTGAACGAGTGTCAGTCTTACAAAAACGCTGCCAAGCGTCTATCCAGACCACTCTAAACACTGCCAAAGAGATTTATCATCTCGTCCATCAGCGCTACCCCGAAAATCCCGAAGAAGCCAAACAACGGGAAGAAGAGGCACAACGCATTGAGTTCACCCAATGGTGGGAGCGGAAATGGGATAAGATTCGAGCCGATTTACAAGACTTCTTTAATGCCACGGGAACCTCAGAGGATTCAAGCCTCCAGTTCAACGCTTCCGCTAGCTTGGAACAACTGAGACAACGCTACTTGCAAGTTCTTGAGGAGGAAATGCAGACGCTGCGGCAGGAGAGTCTAAACAAACGAGATGTCATTTTCAAAGCCAACGCAAATCCTGTTTTTGACCGAGCCAAGGCTAATATTGAATGGCGAGAGGATTTATACAACGATGTTAAACGGCATTTGGAGGCGATCTCCAACCAATTAGCGGTGGAATTACAAGAGCAATGTTCCATCTTAATTGCCTATATGACCGAACAGCTTTGGGGAAGTTCCCAAGTTGAATCGCGTCTAATTAAAAACTCTGACCACTATCTCGACAAATTACAGCATAGCCTCCGGGTTTTGTTTCTCCGGTTTGCGCGTCCCGTTGCTGATGCTTTAATTCGCGGACCGCTCAATAGTGACACTCGTCAAGGTATCATTCAAAATCTTGGGGTTGATATCGAGATTTTAGATAACTATTATAGTGGTGAAGAAAAGGCACTTCGGGTTTTAAAACGCTATGCCAATCATGGCTTTAAACTACTCGTAGATACAGCCTTGCGACAAGAGATTTTTGGGATTCGGGAACTCACCACTCTTGTTGAAGCCTTTGACGGGTTTCATAGTCCAGAAGATGAGGTTATTTTTGAGGTTGACACTGATATTAAAGTGTTTGAAGAATACTTGCAATTTGCCGTGTTTAATGCTGCTAGCCTAGATGTCTATGCCCTGCAAGAACTACAGGGATTACTAGACAAATTCCGAGAACTCAAGGGGGCCTGGGATGGTGTCGCGATGAATGAATGGTATCGAGGCAATCCGGCGTTATTGTCAGAACTTCCCCCCAACCTACAACCTCAAGAGTTGAACATCGAAGTGAGCGATCGCCTGCGACAATTAGGGACAGCTCTAGATCATTACCAGGAAAACTTATCCAGCACTTTTTAA
- a CDS encoding Uma2 family endonuclease gives MGTHTSGSEQSTKFLPDAESSLAKPGSLTDPNGGIASLTLAEFLALPEGDVTYELIDGQAIPKISPKFRHSRSQKKLLFLLEAWATDKGFVQPKWAVQLQRNGNDWVPVPDLLYISFERLSPDWDEDAPCPVAPELAVDIVSPDQSFGAIAERASAYLLAGVLRVWIVDSQHQSLTVFAPNQMLRIYRPPESLEDSLFPELSLLIGDIF, from the coding sequence ATGGGAACCCATACCTCCGGCTCTGAACAGAGTACCAAGTTTCTTCCAGATGCTGAATCGTCCTTGGCAAAACCGGGGAGTTTGACTGACCCAAATGGGGGAATTGCCTCCCTAACCCTCGCTGAGTTTTTAGCCTTACCTGAGGGTGATGTCACCTATGAACTCATCGATGGACAGGCAATTCCCAAGATTTCTCCCAAGTTTCGCCATTCTCGCAGCCAAAAGAAACTTCTATTCTTGCTAGAAGCTTGGGCGACAGATAAGGGCTTTGTCCAACCTAAATGGGCCGTTCAACTGCAACGCAATGGCAATGACTGGGTTCCCGTCCCGGATTTACTCTATATTTCCTTTGAACGGCTTTCCCCCGATTGGGATGAGGATGCTCCCTGTCCCGTTGCGCCAGAATTAGCCGTAGACATTGTCTCACCGGATCAATCCTTTGGGGCGATCGCCGAGAGAGCCAGCGCCTATCTCCTGGCAGGGGTGTTACGAGTTTGGATAGTGGATTCCCAGCATCAGAGTCTTACGGTGTTTGCCCCCAATCAAATGCTACGAATCTATCGGCCACCTGAATCCCTGGAGGATTCCCTTTTCCCGGAACTGTCCCTGCTCATCGGGGATATTTTTTAA
- a CDS encoding pentapeptide repeat-containing protein, producing the protein MNESIRQDIETAEDSQVIGAMHDSTALSVQKMQGGSFLISGDNNQVTIYGSVLQTEEKKTTTATLKDNPYQGLLAFQERDYERFFGRDRQIEALWTKLRDLSQQDQQLRFLPVYGPSGCGKSSLVRAGLIPELVRRPLPICHSVQVATLIPGHRPLEALAMVLAKVATHDPTPVAKSEEFLAVLEKPCAVKPGMLGNQPEFCGLRKIAALLPEIHTSPLIVFVDQFEEIYSLCDSEGEREAFISNLVQAAGDRNRQVTVVVTFRSDFLRELQQHPPLYHLFSEQGLLVRPLLVEELREAIAKPAELAGHPLDEAVITLLLQQMQGQDHALPLLQFALTQIWEGLEAGVSEVETLTRIGGVGGALAGEAQRLYEDLPHGDRALARRMFLGLVQLGEGSEDTRRRVLTSELVASSEEGDRLEVIINQFAAPRVRFLSVSLNQQHQETLEVAHEALIRHWGQLQEWIKECREALHKKRKIEQLAQDWQESGQSKGYLLQGRPLRDAKEFQESSEGETSLSTLAQEFIHQSQWKRRGDRAKSLGLYSLMPVTLILISLYFGVIYLTEGALSEKDCQQITDNPQIYRGISNLKYIIQYLWWPGYKLNEMNLCKESLADINIPNANLIRAKLQRTELSRSNLTGAYLDFANLTRANLNGATLEKAHLHFSDFNLADLNGANLTGALVHQTSFQGASLRETNLTDVDLTNALHITQAQLEDAKLCRTKLPSYIDQLENNLHQCD; encoded by the coding sequence ATGAACGAGTCCATTCGCCAAGACATTGAAACCGCCGAAGACAGCCAAGTTATCGGCGCAATGCACGATAGTACGGCTTTGTCTGTGCAGAAAATGCAGGGGGGAAGTTTCCTCATTTCAGGTGATAACAATCAGGTCACGATTTACGGAAGTGTCCTGCAAACTGAGGAAAAGAAGACCACAACCGCAACGCTCAAGGACAATCCCTATCAAGGACTGCTGGCGTTTCAGGAACGGGATTATGAACGCTTTTTTGGTCGCGATCGCCAAATCGAAGCCCTTTGGACGAAACTGCGGGATCTCTCTCAACAGGATCAGCAACTGCGATTTCTCCCCGTCTATGGCCCCTCCGGCTGTGGGAAATCCTCCCTAGTTCGCGCGGGGTTGATTCCTGAGTTGGTGCGTCGTCCCCTCCCCATTTGTCACTCCGTGCAGGTGGCCACCCTGATTCCGGGCCATCGTCCTCTGGAGGCTTTGGCGATGGTGTTGGCCAAAGTGGCCACCCATGACCCCACCCCAGTAGCCAAAAGTGAGGAGTTTTTAGCGGTTTTAGAGAAACCCTGTGCGGTGAAACCGGGAATGTTGGGAAATCAACCGGAGTTTTGTGGTTTGCGCAAGATTGCGGCCCTGTTACCCGAGATTCATACCTCGCCGCTGATTGTGTTTGTGGATCAGTTTGAGGAAATCTATTCTCTGTGTGACTCGGAGGGGGAACGAGAGGCGTTTATTAGCAATTTAGTTCAGGCGGCGGGCGATCGCAACCGACAGGTGACGGTGGTGGTGACGTTCCGCAGTGATTTTTTGCGGGAGTTGCAACAGCATCCGCCACTCTATCATCTGTTTTCGGAACAAGGGCTGTTGGTGCGTCCTCTGTTAGTCGAGGAGTTGCGCGAGGCGATCGCCAAACCGGCAGAATTAGCCGGTCATCCCTTAGATGAGGCGGTGATTACCCTGCTTCTGCAACAGATGCAGGGACAAGATCATGCACTTCCCCTGTTGCAGTTTGCTCTAACTCAGATTTGGGAGGGATTGGAAGCTGGTGTTTCCGAGGTGGAGACGTTAACCCGGATTGGTGGGGTAGGAGGTGCGTTAGCGGGGGAAGCTCAACGGCTGTATGAGGACTTACCTCACGGCGATCGCGCTCTGGCCCGTCGGATGTTCCTGGGATTGGTGCAATTGGGGGAGGGAAGCGAGGACACCCGCCGCCGAGTGCTGACGTCGGAGTTGGTGGCGAGTTCTGAAGAGGGCGATCGGCTTGAGGTGATTATCAATCAGTTTGCGGCGCCGAGGGTGCGGTTTCTCTCGGTATCCCTGAATCAGCAGCACCAGGAAACTCTGGAAGTGGCTCATGAGGCGTTAATTCGTCATTGGGGTCAGTTGCAGGAGTGGATTAAGGAATGTCGCGAAGCGTTACACAAGAAGCGCAAGATTGAGCAATTGGCGCAAGATTGGCAGGAATCGGGTCAGTCTAAGGGGTATTTGCTCCAAGGTCGTCCGTTACGGGATGCGAAGGAGTTTCAGGAGTCCTCGGAGGGGGAAACGAGTCTGTCAACGTTAGCTCAGGAGTTTATTCACCAGAGTCAATGGAAGCGGAGGGGCGATCGGGCTAAATCTTTAGGATTATATTCCTTGATGCCTGTAACACTGATTCTCATCTCTCTTTATTTTGGAGTCATTTATTTAACTGAAGGGGCTTTATCTGAGAAAGATTGTCAGCAAATTACTGATAACCCCCAAATATATCGAGGAATTTCCAATCTCAAATACATAATTCAATATTTATGGTGGCCGGGATATAAACTAAATGAGATGAATTTGTGTAAGGAATCTTTGGCTGATATTAATATTCCCAACGCAAATCTTATTCGAGCTAAGTTACAAAGAACTGAGCTGAGCCGTTCAAATCTTACTGGGGCGTATCTTGATTTTGCCAACCTAACCAGAGCTAACCTCAACGGTGCTACCTTGGAAAAGGCTCACCTGCATTTTAGTGATTTCAATTTAGCTGACCTAAATGGTGCTAACCTGACAGGCGCTTTAGTACATCAAACCAGCTTTCAAGGAGCATCTTTAAGAGAGACAAATTTAACTGATGTCGATTTAACCAATGCTCTTCATATTACGCAAGCTCAACTTGAAGATGCAAAACTCTGTAGAACCAAGCTTCCTTCATATATAGATCAGTTAGAGAATAATTTGCATCAATGTGATTGA
- a CDS encoding UvrD-helicase domain-containing protein, whose amino-acid sequence MSSWSLSFKPTFYHESLALPKAAQKKLERAFRILERDPISGNGDAKKLKGYRESVYRLRLGDYRLFYSIGDGWVKLLSVRKRDDRTYEIELTETEPPNIDPPPENRPPQIATTPSPSVSVNLSTNLFPNPPSTPDRPPELKSALPFNLTRTRLERWKIPQDYWQVLQNVPNAEAILDLNIPHNIVERVLDNLYPRNLEEIANQREYVLPDLENLERLFNGELTGFLLKLEPEQQKLCDFGQDNPIIVKGAAGTGKSTLALHRVRTLKNRGYERILFTTYTKALVGYSQELLQDLLGHPPSELGVEVRTVDSLIYHLYCQAYEQPNLTKDSSARHCLHQALSDTEFPGNPFSKSARKDFLKKLGDVYLLEEILSVIEGYGLKTLEDYLKISRRGRGVALQAKQREAMWSLYQTWKKKMAQQNQITWEQLRHRVLDWVHQQPAQFDAIIIDEAQDLSPVALRILLALVPDFKGLYFTADGSQSLYQRGFSWKQVHQDLNFQGRTLVLRRNYRNTPEIIAACDRIFADCQANDTEVHRPDRDLDVHMGRGPLPEVLQTDDFNQEVEGIRRFLINAARHHRLPLHGSAVLCPDNALCDKYATALNQLGLTAKALSGNTIALNAPHIKVLTLHSAKGLEFPFVVVVGLKKGILPRAEGNRPKDEHEALLESQRRLLYVGCSRAMRSLLVCGSALSPSPFLQTLQPPQWGVALTP is encoded by the coding sequence ATGAGTTCCTGGAGCTTATCATTTAAACCCACCTTCTACCACGAGTCCTTAGCCCTGCCAAAAGCCGCGCAAAAAAAGCTGGAACGGGCGTTTCGCATCCTGGAACGAGATCCCATTTCTGGGAATGGAGACGCGAAAAAACTCAAAGGGTACCGAGAATCCGTGTATCGATTGCGACTAGGAGACTATCGACTCTTTTATAGCATTGGTGACGGTTGGGTTAAACTTCTCAGTGTCCGTAAACGAGATGATCGCACCTACGAGATCGAACTGACGGAAACCGAACCGCCCAATATCGACCCCCCACCCGAGAACCGACCGCCTCAAATCGCCACCACTCCTTCCCCTTCTGTCTCCGTAAATCTCTCAACCAACCTATTCCCTAATCCGCCCTCCACTCCCGACAGGCCACCGGAACTGAAAAGCGCCCTCCCCTTCAACCTCACGCGAACCCGCCTAGAACGCTGGAAAATTCCCCAAGACTACTGGCAAGTCCTGCAAAACGTTCCCAACGCCGAAGCCATCCTCGACCTAAATATCCCCCACAATATTGTTGAGCGAGTCCTGGATAATCTGTACCCCAGAAATCTAGAAGAAATCGCAAATCAGCGAGAATACGTCCTTCCCGACTTAGAAAACCTCGAGCGCCTCTTTAACGGGGAACTAACCGGTTTCCTTCTCAAACTAGAACCTGAACAGCAAAAACTCTGTGATTTTGGTCAGGATAACCCCATCATCGTCAAAGGGGCCGCGGGAACAGGAAAATCCACTCTAGCCCTTCACCGGGTGCGAACTCTGAAAAATCGGGGCTATGAACGGATACTCTTTACCACCTATACAAAAGCCCTAGTCGGCTATTCCCAGGAACTGCTACAAGATCTTCTTGGACACCCCCCTTCGGAACTTGGGGTTGAAGTGCGGACAGTGGATTCCCTCATCTACCACCTCTATTGTCAAGCCTACGAACAACCCAATCTGACCAAAGACTCATCAGCCCGCCATTGTCTGCACCAAGCCTTGTCAGACACAGAATTTCCTGGAAACCCTTTCTCCAAAAGCGCCCGCAAGGACTTCCTGAAGAAATTAGGAGATGTTTATCTGTTAGAAGAAATCCTTTCTGTGATTGAGGGCTATGGACTCAAAACCCTAGAAGACTATCTCAAGATTTCTCGTCGGGGTCGGGGGGTCGCCCTACAAGCTAAACAGCGAGAGGCAATGTGGTCACTCTATCAAACTTGGAAAAAGAAGATGGCCCAGCAGAATCAAATCACTTGGGAACAACTACGACATCGTGTCCTGGATTGGGTTCATCAACAGCCGGCCCAATTTGATGCCATCATTATTGACGAAGCCCAAGACCTTTCGCCGGTGGCGTTGCGAATCTTGCTGGCTTTAGTCCCTGACTTCAAGGGTCTTTACTTCACCGCTGATGGATCTCAATCTCTGTATCAGCGGGGGTTCAGTTGGAAACAAGTCCATCAAGACCTAAATTTCCAAGGTCGAACCTTAGTGTTACGACGTAACTACCGCAATACCCCTGAAATTATCGCCGCCTGTGATCGCATTTTCGCCGATTGTCAAGCTAATGACACAGAGGTTCACAGACCTGATCGAGATCTTGATGTACACATGGGGCGCGGTCCTCTTCCTGAAGTCTTGCAAACCGATGATTTCAATCAAGAAGTTGAGGGAATTCGCCGATTCTTAATCAATGCCGCCCGTCATCATCGCCTCCCCCTCCATGGAAGTGCAGTGCTTTGTCCCGATAACGCCCTCTGTGATAAGTACGCCACGGCGTTGAACCAATTGGGACTCACCGCAAAAGCTCTTTCTGGGAATACCATCGCGCTTAATGCCCCCCATATCAAAGTTCTGACCCTCCATTCCGCGAAAGGTTTAGAATTTCCTTTTGTAGTGGTGGTGGGCTTGAAAAAGGGAATCCTACCGCGCGCCGAGGGTAATCGACCTAAAGATGAACATGAAGCTCTTTTAGAGAGTCAACGGCGTTTACTCTATGTGGGTTGTTCCAGGGCCATGCGATCGTTATTGGTCTGTGGTTCTGCATTGTCTCCGTCGCCGTTTCTCCAGACTCTTCAACCCCCTCAGTGGGGGGTCGCCCTCACCCCCTAG